A region of the Candidatus Omnitrophota bacterium genome:
GGCCGTGAGCCTTATCGCCGAAGAGGAGCTGAGATCATGTTCAAATCGTTTGTTTGCCGAAAGGGATATTACGTTTTCAAATTTCAAGTTCTGGATTTCGCCCGCCAGCATTCGCACGCGCCTGGAATCCGCGGGATAATTCGTGGAAGTGATTATTTCCCAGTCGCCTTCCCTTCTCACAATCCTTGCTTTCTCGCCGCTTTGAAAATTCTCTATCTCTACGGCCGTGATGTCTTTTATTTTTGAAAAAGGCCGTATTCCCGCCGGAGCGTTCTGAATGTAATGATGCACGACGGCTATAAGTATGAGTATGCCGAGTACAACTGATAATTTACGGTTCATATATCCGTTTAAAGCGCTCCCTTTTTAAGGCGCTCCGCTTCCACACAATCATGCCGGCGGCAAAAAGAAGGAGCGGGCTGAGAAAAATATTGACATATTTAAACGCGATCCGGGCGGGGTCGGAGATTTTTTTGAGCGGCCGGAACAGAACACCCTTGTTCCTGATTTCTATCAGATCCGTTTCCTGCACGAGCCAGTCAATTATATTGAGAAAGAACGACGCGTTTGAGGGGTCCTCCGCCACAGACGAATCTATAAATCTTGAGGTGCCGAGGACGGCCATCCTCAAAGGTTCTTTAACGACAGCCACACCCAGCGCGAACGGGCCTTCGGGAGCGTCGATCGGCTTAATAAATTTCTGAAGGGGGTTAAAGACGGTGATCGTGTCCAGCCATGATTTTTTGGATGAGAAAGCGAAAGCCTCTGTCCCGGATGAGCTGCTTTTGTCAACTTCAAAGGCCGACACATAGGGCAGGACGGCTCTTTCCATTTTCGCGCTTATGGTGGCCGGGCTGAAATTTGTAACCGCCACAAAAGGCGGGTAATTCACAATATTGGATATGATGAACCGGCCTCTCTGCTGCTGAACGCCTATCCGCTGGTTCTGCGCGTCGAGCACCGTCCCGTCGTAGATCTTAAGGCCGTAAGGGGCCAGGAGAGCGGCAATATCACATTTTTTTCTTATGCCGTAAAAGGTATCGGAAGGCACATCCAGCCTGTCTATAAAAATACCCGCCGGAACTTTTTTGCTTATTGAATGGAACCATTCCATTTCACCCTTAGCCGGAGCGTCCGAGGGCGATATGAGCAGCGCCGCTGAAAAAGCGTCGGCTGAAGAGCCGGGCAGCAATTCCTCCATATCATAATGTTCCCTCACGAGCGCCTCGAGTTCGGGGTTTCCTGATAAATCGCTTGAGCCGAAAGCTTTTATAAGGGCTATTTTTTTGCGGGAGGGATCCTGCAGTTTTTTAAAAGCCGAGGTTAAAACATACTCCAGCCCGGAGGTGTCTTTCACATACGGAATCACTTCCTTCCTATCCCCCTTGGCGTAATAGATGACCAGGCCCATGTATCCGTCGCTCACCTCATATTTATCCGCGGCTATCCTGGTGAACTGTATCGGAAAAAGCCCCTCCGAGCCGGCCTCTTTCATCACCCCGGGATTGCCGGAAGGGTTCTTGAACTCAAAGATAATTTTAGACCTGTTGTATGATTTGTATTCCTGCAAAAGATCCGCAAGATAGTTTTTGATATTCAGGTACTGTGCTGGAAGATCGTTATTAAAATAGGCCTTGATAACGACGCGTTCATCAAAAGCGCGGGCCGTTTTCTTTGAGGCCTTTGAAAGCGAATAAGATTTCACGGAAGTCATATCTATCCTGAGAAAATAATAGGACGCGAAGTAGTTCGCCACTATCAGAATTCCCAGCAATATGAACGACGCGGTGTTCCTGTTCTTTTTAAAGGCCGAGATCCTCCATTCGGACAAAACAAGGAACAACCCCGTGAAAGAGGCGAAATACATTATATCCCTTATGTCGATAACGCCTTTCGCGGTATTGTCCAGATGGGTATCCACGGCGATGAAGGAAAGAGCCCCCTGAAGAAAATCCGGCATCACCGGCAAAGCCTTTCCTATCATAAAAAAAGTGAAACAGATAACAAAAGATATGAGATAAGCCGACACATTCTGCTCCGTAAGCGACGAAGCGAAAAGCCCCGCGGCCAGATACATTCCCGCGAGCATAAAATAACCGGCGAACATGCCCAGAGCCTGGCCCCAGTCCATTCTGCCTATAAAAGACAGAGACACAGGATAGACGGCCATTCCCAGAAGAGCTATGAGGATAACGGCAAGCGACCCTAAATATTTACCGACGACAACCTCTTTCGCCTCTATGGGGCTTGTCAAAAGATTCTCAATCGTCCCTGCGCGTTTTTCGTCGGAGATCAGCCGCATGGCAATGGCCGGCACAATGAAAACAAGAAGCAGGTCCAGATTCGATGTCACGCCCGCCAGCGTAGCTTCTCCTATAAGGAAGATGGACGATGTAAAAAACCACCCTGTCACAAGCCACAGAACCGTGAGTATGATATAAGCCATGGGGCTCGTGAAATAATCAGCGAACTCTTTTTTCGCTATTGTAAAAACGGCTTCCTTTTTCATTGACCGGCTCCCGGATCCGCAACTTCCCTTCCGCCGTTTTCTTCGGTGAGGGTTTTAAATATCTCCTCGAGGCCTTTTTTCCGTGTATGCATTTCCAGCACCTTCCATTTCCTGGCCGCGCAGAGCGAAAAGACAGCGCTCCTGATATCGTTGCCCTCGGTATAGACTATTTCAACACC
Encoded here:
- a CDS encoding ABC transporter permease subunit, whose amino-acid sequence is MKKEAVFTIAKKEFADYFTSPMAYIILTVLWLVTGWFFTSSIFLIGEATLAGVTSNLDLLLVFIVPAIAMRLISDEKRAGTIENLLTSPIEAKEVVVGKYLGSLAVILIALLGMAVYPVSLSFIGRMDWGQALGMFAGYFMLAGMYLAAGLFASSLTEQNVSAYLISFVICFTFFMIGKALPVMPDFLQGALSFIAVDTHLDNTAKGVIDIRDIMYFASFTGLFLVLSEWRISAFKKNRNTASFILLGILIVANYFASYYFLRIDMTSVKSYSLSKASKKTARAFDERVVIKAYFNNDLPAQYLNIKNYLADLLQEYKSYNRSKIIFEFKNPSGNPGVMKEAGSEGLFPIQFTRIAADKYEVSDGYMGLVIYYAKGDRKEVIPYVKDTSGLEYVLTSAFKKLQDPSRKKIALIKAFGSSDLSGNPELEALVREHYDMEELLPGSSADAFSAALLISPSDAPAKGEMEWFHSISKKVPAGIFIDRLDVPSDTFYGIRKKCDIAALLAPYGLKIYDGTVLDAQNQRIGVQQQRGRFIISNIVNYPPFVAVTNFSPATISAKMERAVLPYVSAFEVDKSSSSGTEAFAFSSKKSWLDTITVFNPLQKFIKPIDAPEGPFALGVAVVKEPLRMAVLGTSRFIDSSVAEDPSNASFFLNIIDWLVQETDLIEIRNKGVLFRPLKKISDPARIAFKYVNIFLSPLLLFAAGMIVWKRSALKRERFKRIYEP